In Erigeron canadensis isolate Cc75 chromosome 6, C_canadensis_v1, whole genome shotgun sequence, the following are encoded in one genomic region:
- the LOC122605276 gene encoding kinetochore protein NDC80 homolog, whose amino-acid sequence MRGPPARRPPPSDRQSNQFTTPTPTNPYLFSTTSRRDSDASFCSSRPSISNSNPNHRATAINTSDRSFQLHAVSTINSYLSNSSFHVHLKLKPLPSNKDIIETLKFIVARLDRLIDNNNNNNSNNNSYSEEEIFLVLKIWNCPVKITKSALKAPGTPHSFPSVLGVLYWLVQLDTFTDNHIVNDSQSRLFTKDAVNSYTLNTYLHYIRGDDDAMEAEDEHFMAKLQKEKNSVEENVNMLEANVKDLEGKLEAMKSGPTLRETKEEEKSLLEKDVVKFNGIIEQLQVRDANMEKQIEEQKKEMGVKKEETNRTLAENEELTKKVEEQSINMRDAERMKRELQLVERDVGEAEIERNQWEEKCWDVNTAIGTKLKEIQALQIECNQAIRRLKLENDIHYELNAKGSTVAEVLGIDYKSTLKPALASNSDEIKKTSLENFETQIHLQQASREIEAKIDAKRNRMAMLQSRIDELENQLNLMKNGTQDYISRCAMEARRSIENAEAESHDVDAVEKEAREVVETSKARLQETKVQYDDEVQMCEHELFKLIDTVSKYKEFTVSKLTEMENDVAATAAAIAQAHNDSVRSSIKNYPNK is encoded by the exons ATGAGAGGACCACCCGCCCGTCGCCCTCCTCCATCCGACCGCCAATCCAACCAATTCACCACTCCAACCCCAACTAATCCATATCTATTCTCCACCACCTCCCGCCGCGACTCCGACGCCAGTTTCTGCAGCAGCCGTCCTTCTATCTCCAACTCAAACCCTAACCACCGCGCCACCGCCATCAACACCTCCGACCGATCATTTCAACTTCACGCCGTCTCCACAATCAATTCATACCTTTCCAATTCCTCTTTCCACGTCCATCTCAAACTAAAACCCTTACCTTCCAATAAAGACATCATCGAAACCCTAAAGTTTATCGTCGCCCGTCTCGACCGCCTAAtcgacaacaacaacaacaacaattctaataataatagttattcaGAGGAGgaaatatttttggttttgaaaatctGGAACTGTCCTGTTAAGATAACGAAATCGGCGTTGAAAGCGCCTGGGACGCCGCATTCGTTTCCTAGTGTTTTAGGTGTTTTATATTGGCTAGTTCAGCTTGATACTTTTACTGATAATCATATTGTGAATGACAGTCAGTCTCGGTTGTTTACTAAAGATGCCGTGAATTCGTATACTTTAAATACTTATTTGCATTATATTAGGGGTGATGATGACGCTATGGAAGCTGAAGATGAACATTTCATGGCCAAGTTacaaaag GAGAAGAATTCGGTGGAGGAGAATGTGAATATGCTGGAAGCGAATGTCAAGGATTTAGAGGGGAAGTTGGAAGCTATGAAGTCTGGGCCGACATTGAGGGAAACAAAGGAGGAGGAAAAGAGTCTCTTGGAAAAGGATGTAGTGAAGTTTAATGGCATAATCGAGCAGTTGCAGGTGCGTGATGCGAATATGGAGAAGCAGATAGAGGAACAAAAGAAGGAGATGGGGGTTAAAAAGGAGGAGACGAATAGGACCCTTGCGGAAAATGAGGAGTTGACGAAGAAGGTGGAAGAGCAGAGTATCAATATGAGGGATGCCGAGAGGATGAAGCGGGAGTTGCAATTGGTGGAGAGAGATGTTGGAGAGGCTGAGATTGAGAGGAATCAGTGGGAAGAGAAGTGTTGGGATGTTAACACTGCCATCGGGACAAAGTTGAAGGAGATTCAGGCCCTCCAGATTGAATGCAACCAGGCTATCAGGAG gttgaaacttgaaaatgACATCCATTATGAGTTGAATGCCAAAGGTTCAACTGTTGCTGAGGTGCTTGGAATCGATTATAAATCAACATTGAAGCCTGCACTTGCTTCTAACAGTGACGAGATTAAGAAAACGTcacttgaaaattttgaaactcAGATTCATCTTCAACAAGCTTCTCGTGAGATTGAGGCAAAGATTGATGCAAAACGAAATCGTATGGCCATGCTTCAATCGCGAATTGATGAA TtggaaaatcaattgaatctgatgaAGAATGGAACACAAGATTACATCTCCAGGTGTGCGATGGAGGCTAGGCGTTCCATCGAGAATGCAGAAGCCGAGTCTCATGATGTTGATGCTGTTGAAAAAGAAGCTCGTGAAGTTGTGGAG ACTTCCAAAGCGAGGTTGCAAGAAACAAAGGTGCAgtatgatgatgaagttcagaTGTGTGAACATGAGCTCTTTAAATTGATTGATACGGTCTCGAAATACAAAGAGTTTACAGTTTCAAAATTAACAGAGATGGAAAATGATGTTGCAGCGACTGCTGCTGCTATAGCACAAGCTCACAATGACTCAGTAAGATCCAGTATCAAGAATTACCCTAATAAATGA